The Candidatus Omnitrophota bacterium genome has a window encoding:
- a CDS encoding DEAD/DEAH box helicase, giving the protein MTENTEEKKTFKDFGLSENALKAINKKGFEEPTPIQILTIPLMMRDDVNIIAQAQTGTGKTAAFGLPLIEMVKEDLRKVQALILTPTRELAIQVAEEINSLKGSKDIRVVPIYGGQSIDQQLRSLKKGVHIVVGTPGRVIDHLNRKTLNVAKIEHLILDEADEMLNMGFIEDMEEIMKHTNPAKRTLLFSATIPAKIRALANKYMDGHELLTVKKENLITNLTEQIYFEVKAHDKFEALCRIIDIEDDFYALVFCRTKSDVDGVAAHLKDRGYDAVAIHGDISQAQRERTLGQFKNKKVNILVATDVAARGIDVSDLTHVINYSLPQDPESYVHRIGRTGRAGKQGTAITFITPSEYNRLMFIQRFAKTDIKKARIPNVDDIINAKKKKIHDDLALVLGEEIGASYYDWAAKLIGENEPVKILAAVLSYCFEEELSPDSYGKIKDSPSKGKQLDQHGKVRLFVALGKKDNIDARKLVELIMRKVSIKSQHIRDIQILEKFSFMSVPFENAEEIIAGFKKQGQKPLIAHVKNKK; this is encoded by the coding sequence GATATTGACCATCCCCCTGATGATGAGGGACGATGTGAACATCATAGCTCAGGCCCAGACCGGCACGGGGAAAACTGCGGCTTTCGGTTTGCCGCTCATAGAAATGGTCAAAGAGGATCTCAGAAAAGTGCAGGCTCTCATTCTGACCCCGACCCGGGAGCTCGCCATTCAGGTGGCGGAAGAGATAAATTCGCTCAAAGGAAGCAAGGACATCAGGGTGGTGCCCATATACGGCGGCCAGTCAATAGACCAGCAGCTGCGGAGCCTCAAAAAAGGAGTGCATATTGTGGTCGGCACCCCGGGAAGGGTGATAGATCACCTCAACAGAAAGACGCTGAATGTGGCCAAAATCGAGCACCTGATACTTGATGAAGCCGACGAGATGCTCAACATGGGCTTCATTGAGGACATGGAAGAGATAATGAAGCACACGAATCCCGCCAAGAGAACGCTTCTGTTTTCCGCTACAATACCGGCAAAGATAAGAGCGCTCGCCAACAAATACATGGACGGCCACGAACTTCTCACGGTCAAGAAAGAGAACCTTATAACCAATCTGACGGAACAGATATATTTTGAGGTGAAAGCGCATGATAAATTCGAGGCGCTGTGCCGGATAATAGACATTGAGGATGATTTTTACGCGCTGGTTTTCTGCAGGACCAAGAGCGATGTTGACGGCGTCGCGGCCCACTTGAAGGACAGGGGTTATGACGCGGTGGCTATCCACGGGGATATATCGCAGGCGCAGAGAGAAAGGACGCTCGGTCAGTTCAAGAACAAAAAGGTGAACATACTTGTAGCGACGGATGTGGCGGCCCGCGGTATAGACGTCAGCGATCTCACCCACGTTATCAATTATTCGCTGCCGCAGGATCCGGAATCCTATGTTCACAGGATAGGCCGCACGGGCAGGGCCGGCAAGCAGGGCACGGCCATAACCTTCATCACTCCCAGCGAGTATAACAGGCTCATGTTCATACAGCGTTTCGCCAAGACGGATATTAAAAAAGCGCGGATTCCCAATGTGGATGACATAATCAACGCCAAAAAGAAAAAGATACACGATGACCTGGCGCTCGTCTTAGGGGAAGAAATAGGCGCGTCCTATTATGACTGGGCGGCGAAACTTATAGGCGAGAACGAGCCGGTAAAAATATTGGCCGCTGTCCTCAGCTATTGTTTTGAGGAAGAGCTCAGTCCCGACAGCTATGGCAAAATCAAAGACTCGCCCTCAAAGGGAAAGCAGCTGGATCAGCACGGGAAGGTGCGGCTTTTCGTCGCGCTCGGCAAGAAAGACAATATAGATGCCCGGAAACTTGTTGAGCTCATCATGCGCAAAGTGTCCATCAAATCACAGCATATCAGGGATATTCAGATACTGGAAAAATTTTCTTTCATGTCCGTGCCCTTTGAAAACGCGGAAGAGATCATCGCCGGATTCAAGAAACAAGGGCAGAAACCGCTCATCGCCCACGTCAAAAACAAAAAATAA